The following are encoded in a window of Lagenorhynchus albirostris chromosome 3, mLagAlb1.1, whole genome shotgun sequence genomic DNA:
- the MRPL22 gene encoding large ribosomal subunit protein uL22m isoform X6, with translation MDAESEGEAGLREIYHCRRQIKYSKDKMWYLAKLIRGMSIDQALAQLEFSDKKGAQIIKEVLLEAQDMAVRDHNVEFRSNLYIAQSTSGRGQYLKRIRYHGRGRFGIMEKVFCHYFVKLVEGPPPPPEAPKTAVAHAKEYIQELRNRTIIHTL, from the exons GAAATCTACCATTGTCGAAGACAAATAAAGTACAGCAAAGACAAGATGTGGTATTTGGCAAAATTG ATACGAGGAATGTCCATTGACCAGGCTCTGGCTCAGTTGGAATTCAGTGACAAAAAAGGGGCCCAGATAATTAAAGAG GTTCTCTTAGAAGCACAAGATATGGCAGTGAGAGACCACAATGTGGAATTCAGATCCAATTTATATATAG CTCAGTCCACCTCGGGGCGAGGCCAGTACCTGAAACGCATCCGATACCACGGCAGAGGTCGCTTTGGGATTATGGAGAAGGTTTTTTGCCATTATTTTGTGAAGTTGGTGGAAggccctccacctccacctgagGCACCAAAGACAGCAGTCGCCCACGCCAAAGAGTATATCCAGGAGCTTCGCAACCGGACCATCATTCACACTCTATGA
- the MRPL22 gene encoding large ribosomal subunit protein uL22m isoform X7 produces MWYLAKLIRGMSIDQALAQLEFSDKKGAQIIKEVLLEAQDMAVRDHNVEFRSNLYIAQSTSGRGQYLKRIRYHGRGRFGIMEKVFCHYFVKLVEGPPPPPEAPKTAVAHAKEYIQELRNRTIIHTL; encoded by the exons ATGTGGTATTTGGCAAAATTG ATACGAGGAATGTCCATTGACCAGGCTCTGGCTCAGTTGGAATTCAGTGACAAAAAAGGGGCCCAGATAATTAAAGAG GTTCTCTTAGAAGCACAAGATATGGCAGTGAGAGACCACAATGTGGAATTCAGATCCAATTTATATATAG CTCAGTCCACCTCGGGGCGAGGCCAGTACCTGAAACGCATCCGATACCACGGCAGAGGTCGCTTTGGGATTATGGAGAAGGTTTTTTGCCATTATTTTGTGAAGTTGGTGGAAggccctccacctccacctgagGCACCAAAGACAGCAGTCGCCCACGCCAAAGAGTATATCCAGGAGCTTCGCAACCGGACCATCATTCACACTCTATGA